In Dioscorea cayenensis subsp. rotundata cultivar TDr96_F1 chromosome 9, TDr96_F1_v2_PseudoChromosome.rev07_lg8_w22 25.fasta, whole genome shotgun sequence, a genomic segment contains:
- the LOC120268771 gene encoding zingipain-1-like, protein MRSSRITLKYIDEHNAGNHTYTLALTVFADLTVEEYRSTYLRKLPPPSEYDLVNHYDDENDDVYNFNETVTVPNSMDWRDLGAVLPVKQQGGCFSCWAFTAVATIEAINQIVTGDLTSLSEQQLVDCDHKSCDAYYIHKTYEYIQQNGGIDTEQDYPYAAVYSQCDTTKESNKVVTIDGYQWAPQNQERLLMARVAQQPVGVVVEAYERDFQNYGTGVFIGYCGKKQDHAVTIIGYGNQDGVDYWLIKNSWGEFWGEGGYMKLERNTREATGRCGVAEWPVYPIKYKNMRHPVGAKEA, encoded by the exons aTGAGATCTTCAAGGATAACTCTCAAGTATATTGATGAGCACAATGCCGGTAATCATACCTATACTCTCGCTTTAACTGTGTTTGCTGACCTTACCGTGGAAGAGTATAGATCCACTTATCTACGAAAATTGCCTCCTCCATCTGAGTATGATTTGGTAAACCATTACgatgatgagaatgatgatgtGTATAACTTCAACGAGACGGTCACAGTGCCGAATTCTATGGATTGGAGGGATTTGGGGGCTGTTCTCCCAGTCAAACAGCAGGGAGGGTGTT TTAGCTGTTGGGCTTTTACTGCGGTTGCTACGATTGAAGCCATAAATCAGATTGTTACTGGAGATTTAACATCTTTGTCTGAGCAACAACTAGTAGATTGTGACCATAAAAGTTGTGATGCATATTACATTCATAAGACTTACGAGTACATTCAACAAAATGGTGGCATTGACACTGAGCAGGACTATCCTTACGCTGCTGTCTATAGCCAGTGCGACACAACCAAG GAAAGTAACAAAGTAGTGACAATTGATGGTTATCAATGGGCACCCCAAAATCAAGAGAGACTCTTAATGGCACGGGTTGCACAACAACCTGTTGGAGTTGTTGTTGAAGCCTACGAAAGGGATTTCCAGAATTATGGAACG GGTGTATTCATTGGATATTGTGGAAAAAAACAAGATCATGCTGTCACTATAATTGGTTATGGCAATCAAGATGGTGTAGACTATTGGCTTATCAAAAACTCATGGGGAGAATTCTGGGGAGAAGGTGGGTACATGAAATTAGAACGAAATACCAGAGAGGCAACTGGTAGATGCGGTGTTGCTGAGTGGCCCGTGTACCcgataaaatacaaaaatatg CGCCATCCGGTTGGAGCGAAGGAAGCATAA